The Eleginops maclovinus isolate JMC-PN-2008 ecotype Puerto Natales chromosome 3, JC_Emac_rtc_rv5, whole genome shotgun sequence genome includes a region encoding these proteins:
- the arid1aa gene encoding AT-rich interactive domain-containing protein 1A isoform X5 produces the protein MAAQVASAATLNTSPPSELKKPDRDPKEDSVPGEKQSDKKQPGLGSGSPGRGDLQDGADGGNAGGGGEPEMKNGNGNPPRANNNNQNDSVGAEGNNHPGLVHHHGTAFPPPSYGYSQHYGRAPFHQHGGQQSPGMAAAAGPVVQSSNMMEPYQPNSHEHGFSNHQFNNYNQFPNRTPYPGQAYGMNSPRSTQAPTAGGQPANVKQQPPPGGPTAMAGSYSNQRYNIGNPQPTSTPTLNKLLTSPSSTRGYPNYPSNDYSSQEGANKGPADMGSSGLYGGSNPGWQQRSLHPSPMSPGIAGQPLARSQPPVPMDPMGKMRAQPYGAGSPYSQQSQQGPPTGPQQGPGYPGQGYGPPGPQRFPVGMQGRSPGAMGSVPYGPQMGSYGQQGPGGYGPQGQAPYYNQPGQAPHPSQQQTPYSQTPPGQPGGQTPYPGQTHPAPTSASHTQGGQPYQQPHMPSQSQGPLPGPSQGPPQSQPPYSQTSAPQSGQSLYAQQQGPPSQAPSQPSSQEPPGSQGQSNYPGSTQGQQQPPSQQQQQAQPQPTQQPPGHSQHPQGQPAAYPQNPQQQQQQQQQQQAQQSPYQRFPPPPQQDLSGSIDDLPTGAESALSPGVSTSGVSSSQGEQSNQAQSPFSPHTSPHLPGIRGPSPSPSGSPASASTPRTGPLSPANMPGTQMPPRPSSVHSDGSLHPAMSQSPMAQDRGFMQRNPQMPSYGSPQSASALSPRQSSGGQMHPGIGPYQQNNSMGGYGQQGGQYGPQGYPRQPGYGNMPNANYTGPGMGPMNAMAGQGGGPPYPGMPPGRMPPHQMGARPYGPSMGPSMGPSMGPNMGPNMGPNMPPNMGPNMPPNMGNMPPQVGSGMCPPPGMNRKPQDPSAMQHPATNSMHNRMPGYANMSPGMMGSGPPYGPPMNNMPGMMNPQGGSPYPMGPNMANNSSGMAPSPEMNNKMNNKVDGGATPKAEPKAKKSNSSTTTNEKITRLYELGPEPDRKMWVDRYLAFVEEKAMTMTNLPAVGRKPLDLFRLYMSVKEIGSMAQVNKNKKWRDLATSLNVGTSSSAASSLKKQYIQCLYAFECKIERGEDPPPEIFTDNKKNQAAKVQPPSPASLCSTAGSGSLQGPQTPQSTSSSMAEGGDLKPPTPASTPHTQMPPMPPGSRSSVNLQDPFSEGSDPAFPRKNMTPNSAYQSGMNTADVQGRMGSYEPNKDPFGNMRKVGEHFLPANQSSNSGVGDHQQQQPPQPQQQQQQQHQPPFNRGPPGAMGTMPMGPRQQYPYGPGYDRRPEQVMGPEGNMGTSAPQPNPMMPANADAGMYSPNRFPPQQPRHDSYGNQYPGQGTPPGGSYQNQQPGMYPQQQGYKRPVEGGYPPSKRHETEYSGPFHGGQQPPQQQQQPGGAPAPSSGQQDSYNQYSGSGPYPGPDRRPPGPGNQFPFPFGRERMQGSTGPNAQPNIPPQMMQPGPEGPQGGMWQGPRDMNYQNYPGRQGGGPPQGPGYVAMNRSEEMMSSEQRMNHDGQWGGQMGPRQPPYGPAGPGQPMPRSVQSTYQSLQGVQNHIPQVSSPTSMPRPMDSRTSPSKSPYMHGVMKMQKAGPPVPASHIVPPPVQSPLIRRDMPFPPGSIEASHPILKPRRRLTVKDIGTPEAWRVMMSLKSGLLAESTWALDTINILLYDDNSISTFDLNTLPGLLELVVEYFRRCLIEVFGILREYEVGDPGQRTLLDPDALKRDWDSTEGEEPGPEDMEQEEGEDDEEEEEEQETEGPVRVKVEEEQCSESQGQGEKTEDEDKKNKGASSDQTGSSQSLAAHERPQQASKFDKFPLKVIRKKDPFAASQSNNHGKMQEFDSGLIHWSAGGGDSTEHIQTHFEPRKDFLEPRQRICVPSNLLKQRVPEVSLENCLLTDEEEKKNQDEEEGSKETSSSEKTAETEKASPSLDNEEERKNDSETKTGEKVDHQENNRPIPTLDILLTPRAKQTGTILEDEPHSKDEGPLIALATWQDSLARRCICISNIVRSLSFVPGNDHEMSKHPGLLLLLGRLILLHHRHPERKQAPLTYEKDEDSEEGMGQRDEWWWDCLELLRENTLVTLANISGQLDLSIYPESICLPLLDGLLHWSVCPSAEAQDPFPSLGPHSALSPQRLVLETLSKLSIQDNNVDLILATPPFSRLEKLYGNLVRLIGDRKVAVCREMAVVLLANLAQGDNVAARAIAVQKGSVGNLLGFLEDSLAATQLQQSQSSLLHLQGMHFEPTSPDMMRRAARALHALAKVEDNHSEFTLQESRLLDLSVSPLMNSLVSHVICDVLFLVGQS, from the exons ACCCTCAACCCACATCCACACCGACACTCAACAAGCTCCTGACCTCCCCCAGCTCTACGCGGGGTTATCCAAACTACCCGTCTAACGACTACAGCAGCCAGGAGGGAGCTAATAAGGGACCAGCAGACATGGGCAGCAGCGGGCTGTATGGAGGGAGCAACCCAGGCTGGCAACAAAGAAGCCTTCACCCGTCGCCTATGAGCCCGGGAATTGCCGGGCAGCCGCTCGCTAGAAGCCAG CCACCTGTTCCTATGGACCCAATGGGAAAAATGAGAGCTCAGCCATATGGAGCAGGCAGTCCATACAGTCAGCAGTCACAGCAGGGACCTCCCACAGGTCCACAACAGGGGCCAGGTTACCCTGGTCAGGGTTATGGCCCTCCAGGTCCTCAAAGATTTCCAGTGGGAATGCAAGGACGTTCACCTGGAGCCATGGGTAGCGTGCCGTATGGTCCTCAG ATGGGATCTTATGGACAGCAGGGACCAGGAGGCTATGGCCCTCAGGGCCAGGCACCGTATTACAACCAGCCCGGCCAGGCTCCTCACCCGAGCCAGCAGCAGACCCCTTACTCCCAGACCCCACCAGGACAACCGGGGGGCCAGACGCCTTACCCAGGGCAAACCCACCCTGCACCAACTTCTGCTTCACACACCCAGGGAGGACAACCCTATCAGCAGCCTCACATGCCCTCACAATCCCAGGGGCCTCTGCCAGGCCCATCCCAAGGGCCTCCACAGTCTCAGCCACCTTATTCCCAAACCTCAGCTCCACAATCTGGCCAGTCTCTCTACGCCCAGCAGCAGGGTCCTCCCAGTCAGGCTCCGTCGCAGCCAAGTTCCCAGGAACCCCCAGGATCCCAGGGCCAGTCCAACTACCCAGGGTCCACACAGGGGCAACAGCAGCCCCcctcgcagcagcagcagcaggcacagCCCCAGCCTACACAGCAGCCACCAGGACACAGCCAACACCCACAAGGCCAGCCTGCAGCGTACCCTCAGAacccgcagcagcagcagcagcagcagcagcagcagcaagcacAACAGTCACCTTATCAGCGgtttcctcctccaccacagcaG gacCTGTCAGGGTCCATCGATGACCTGCCTACAGGTGCAGAGAGCGCCCTGAGCCCCGGTGTAAGCACGTCAGGTGTGTCGAGCAGCCAGGGTGAGCAGAGTAACCAGGCTCAGTCGCCCTTCTCTCCTCACACGTCTCCCCACCTGCCAGGCATCCGAGGGCCTTCACCATCACCATCTGGCTCCCCTGCCAGCGCCAGCACGCCCCGCACAGGACCGCTGTCACCCGCCAACATGCCAG gGACCCAGATGCCTCCCAGGCCATCGAGTGTGCATTCAGATGGGAGCCTACATCCTGCAATGAGCCAGTCTCCCATGGCGCAGGACAGAG GGTTTATGCAGAGAAACCCTCAGATGCCCTCTTATGGCTCCCCCCAGTCAGCCTCTGCACTGTCCCCGCGACAGTCCTCAGGGGGACAGATGCATCCTGGGATAGGCCCATATCAGCAGAACAACTCCATGGGTGGTTATGGACAGCAGGGGGGACAGTATGGCCCGCAAG GTTATCCTCGGCAACCTGGCTATGGCAACATGCCCAATGCAAACTACACTGGCCCGGGCATGGGCCCAATGAACGCCATGGCAGGACAGGGTGGGGGGCCGCCTTATCCCGGCATGCCCCCCGGAAGGATGCCTCCTCATCAAATGGGGGCACGTCCCTATGGTCCTAGCATGGGCCCTAGCATGGGCCCTAGCATGGGCCCTAACATGGGCCCTAACATGGGCCCCAACATGCCTCCTAACATGGGCCCCAACATGCCTCCTAACATGGGCAACATGCCACCCCAGGTAGGCTCAGGCATGTGCCCGCCTCCAGGCATGAACAGAAAGCCCCAGGACCCCTCTGCCATGCAGCATCCTGCCACCAACTCCATGCACAACAG GATGCCTGGATACGCCAACATGTCTCCAGGAATGATGGGCTCCGGCCCACCCTATGGCCCTCCTATGAACAACATGCCCGGAATGATGAACCCTCAAGGTGGATCACCTTATCCCATGGGTCCGAACATGGCCAATAACTCGAGTG GTATGGCCCCCAGTCCTGAAATGAACAATAAGATGAATAACAAAGTAGACGGGGGTGCAACACCCAAGGCGGAGCCCAAAGCCAAG aagTCCAACTCTTCGACCACTACCAATGAGAAGATAACACGGCTGTATGAGTTAGGACCGGAGCCGGACAGAAAGATGTGGGTGGACCGATATTTGGCTTTCGTGGAAGAAAAAGCCATGACCATGACCAACCTGCCCGCTGTGGGCCGCAAACCCCTCGATCTCTTCCGGCTGTATATGTCAGTCAAAGAGATTGGAAGCATGGCACAG gtgaataagaataagaaatgGCGTGATCTGGCCACTTCCCTGAATGTGGGTACATCCAGCAGTGCTGCCAGTTCTTTGAAGAAACAGTACATCCAGTGTCTGTACGCCTTTGAGTGCAAAATTGAGCGCGGCGAGGACCCTCCTCCTGAGATTTTTACAGACAACAAAAAGAACCAAGCTGCTAAGGTCCAGCCACCCTCTCCAG CGTCCCTCTGCTCCACAGCTGGGTCAGGTTCTCTACAGGGTCCACAGACACCCCAGTCCACCAGCAGCTCCATGGCTGAGGGGGGGGACCTTAAACCTCCCACCCCAGCCTCCACTCCTCACACCCAGATGCCCCCAATGCCACCCGGGTCCAG GAGCAGCGTTAACCTGCAGGACCCCTTCTCTGAAGGAAGTGACCCTGCTTTCCCCAGGAAAAACATGACGCCCAACTCTGCCTACCAGTCCGGCATGAACACAGCGGACGTGCAAGGGCGCATGGGCTCCTACGAACCCAACAAGGACCCCTTTGGTAACATGCGCAAAG TCGGAGAACACTTCCTACCTGCTAACCAGAGCTCTAACAGCGGGGTGGGggaccatcagcagcagcaaccgCCAcaaccacagcagcagcagcagcagcaacatcagCCTCCATTCAACAGAGGACCGCCAGGGGCCATGGGCACGATGCCCATGGGGCCCAGACAGCAGTATCCCTATGGACCAGGCTACGACAGGAG ACCGGAGCAGGTAATGGGCCCAGAGGGCAACATGGGAACCAGTGCTCCTCAGCCAAACCCTATGATGCCTGCCAACGCCGACGCAGGGATGTATTCGCCAAATCGCTTCCCACCACAGCAGCCACG GCATGATTCCTATGGTAATCAGTATCCTGGACAGGGAACGCCCCCTGGAGGCTCCTACCAAAATCAGCAGCCTGGAATGTACCCACAACAACAG GGTTACAAGCGTCCTGTGGAAGGGGGTTATCCTCCATCAAAACGTCATGAGACGGAGTACAGTGGGCCCTTCCATGGCGGACAACAACctccacaacagcagcagcaaccagGAGGGGCCCCTGCACCCTCTTCAGGACAGCAAGACTCGTACAATCAGTACAGCGGCAGCGGGCCCTACCCCGGCCCTGATCGGCGTCCACCTGGCCCAGGCAATCAGTTCCCATTCCCCTTTGGCCGTGAACGTATGCAGGGATCAACGGGGCCCAACGCTCAGCCCAACATACCCCCTCAGATGATGCAGCCAGGCCCAGAGGGTCCTCAGGGAGGTATGTGGCAGGGGCCGCGAGACATGAACTATCAGAACTACCCTGGTCGGCAGGGTGGCGGCCCACCCCAGGGGCCCGGTTACGTTGCCATGAACCGCTCGGAGGAGATGATGTCGTCAGAGCAGCGCATGAATCACGATGGCCAGTGGGGGGGTCAGATGGGCCCTCGGCAGCCTCCTTATGGTCCAGCGGGGCCCGGCCAGCCAATGCCTCGCTCTGTACAGTCCACCTATCAGTCCCTTCAGGGGGTTCAGAACCACATTCCACAGGTGTCCAGCCCCACCTCCATGCCCCGCCCCATGGATAGCAGGACATCACCGAGTAAATCTCCTTACATGCACGGAGTCATGAAGATGCAGAAAGCCGGCCCTCCAGTGCCTGCATCTCACATAGTGCCCCCTCCGGTGCAGTCGCCCCTAATAAGGCGGGACATGCCTTTTCCCCCGGGCTCTATAGAAGCCTCCCATCCTATCCTGAAACCACGTCGAAGACTCACCGTGAAAGATATTG GGACCCCGGAGGCATGGAGAGTCATGATGTCTCTAAAGTCTGGTTTGTTGGCTGAGAGTACGTGGGCCTTAGACACCATCAACATCCTCCTGTATGATGACAACAGTATTTCCACCTTTGATCTCAATACG TTACCCGGCTTACTGGAGTTGGTGGTTGAGTATTTCAGACGCTGCCTCATCGAAGTCTTTGGCATTCTGCGGGAGTATGAAGTGGGAGACCCTGGCCAGAGGACACTACTTGATCCTGATGCCTTGAAACGAGACTGGGACAGCACAGAAGGAGAGGAGCCTGGGCCTGAGGATATGGAacaagaggaaggagaagatgatgaagaggaagaggaggaacaagaaACCGAGGGTCCAGTGCGTGTGAAAGTAGAGGAAGAGCAGTGCTCTGAGTCTCAGGGTCAAGGTGAGAAGACCGAAGATGAGGACAAGAAGAACAAGGGTGCCTCATCTGACCAGACGGGCTCATCGCAATCCTTAGCTGCCCATGAAAGACCCCAACAGGCCAGCAAGTTTGACAAGTTCCCTCTAAAGGTGATACGAAAGAAGGACCCATTTGCAGCTAGCCAGTCCAATAATCACGGCAAAATGCAAGAGTTTGACAGCGGGTTAATTCATTGGAGCGCTGGCGGGGGAGACTCAACAGAGCACATCCAGACTCACTTTGAGCCACGCAAAGACTTCTTGGAACCACGACAACGAATATGTGTTCCCTCAAATTTGCTGAAGCAACGCGTCCCAGAAGTGTCCCTGGAAAATTGTTTGCTAACTgatgaagaggaaaagaagaatcaggatgaagaagaagggTCAAAAGAGACTTCTTCCTCTGAGAaaactgcagagacagagaaggcCAGCCCCTCTCTGGAcaatgaggaggagagaaaaaatgaTTCTGAGACAAAAACAGGGGAGAAAGTTGATCACCAGGAGAATAATCGACCCATTCCTACCCTTGACATTCTTTTAACCCCGAGGGCAAAGCAGACTGGCACCATCCTGGAAGATGAGCCTCACAGTAAAGACGAGGGGCCGCTCATCGCACTGGCTACCTGGCAGGACTCTTTAGCCCGCCGCTGCATTTGTATCTCCAATATTGTCCGCAGCCTCTCCTTTGTGCCAGGCAACGACCACGAGATGTCCAAACATCCTgggctgcttctgctgctgggCCGCCTGATCCTGCTTCATCACAGGCACCCTGAGCGCAAGCAAGCACCGCTCACCTACGAGAAAGATGAGGATTCAGAAGAGGGCATGGGCCAAAGGGACGAATGGTGGTGGGACTGCTTGGAGCTCCTGAGGGAGAACACACTGGTCACTTTGGCGAACATCTCAGGCCAACTAGACCTCTCGATCTACCCCGAGAGCATCTGCCTGCCTCTGTTGGATGGTCTTCTCCACTGGTCTGTTTGCCCATCGGCAGAGGCCCAGGACCCGTTCCCCTCCCTGGGCCCCCACAGTGCTTTGTCACCTCAGAGACTGGTGCTGGAAACACTTAGCAAACTAAGCATCCAAGACAACAATGTGGACCTCATCCTGGCCACTCCGCCATTCAGTCGGTTGGAGAAGCTATACGGGAACCTGGTGCGGCTAATCGGAGACAGGAAGGTTGCCGTCTGCAGGGAGATGGCTGTGGTCCTACTGGCCAACCTGGCCCAGGGTGATAACGTCGCAGCCCGAGCAATCGCGGTGCAGAAAGGCAGCGTGGGGAACTTGCTTGGCTTCCTGGAGGACAGTCTGGCCGCCACGCAACTCCAGCAGAGCCAGAGCTCTCTGCTACACCTACAGGGAATGCACTTCGAGCCCACAAGTCCAGACATGATGCGGCGAGCTGCCCGGGCGCTGCACGCCTTAGCCAAGGTGGAGGACAACCACTCAGAGTTCACACTACAAGAGTCCCGACTCCTCGACCTTTCAGTGTCTCCCCTTATGAACTCACTGGTTTCTCATGTTATCTGTGATGTACTCTTTTTGGTGGGCCAGTCATGA